The Geoglobus acetivorans genome window below encodes:
- a CDS encoding DUF1786 family protein produces MKVFTLDVGTGTQDFLLYIEGENVRNCPKAVMPSPTKIVAEKVRKLAAGGEDILLTGYTMGGGPSSRAIRDALDRVNVYAFEKPALTINDNLQRVEELGIRIVDEVVENTHEVFMTDVDMAAYSSMLESFGIGVPDKFVVAVQDHGFSPTESNRKFRFRVFEKVLNNSPYLESFLYSADDVPGHYNRMKSAVTAVLDFLGGEAEVYVIDTVFAAIGGAMLDAVEFPALVMNFGNGHTVFAVIDRDGRIYSLMEHHTSIVKNMDVKELAGKFIRGELDNETVYEQGGHGAWIDAVVDVKDFVKTGPNAHIADFREANPAGDVMVVGNLGMVNLLKSHEFLAGV; encoded by the coding sequence GTGAAGGTTTTCACATTGGATGTTGGTACGGGAACCCAGGACTTTTTACTGTACATTGAGGGGGAGAATGTTCGAAACTGCCCCAAGGCCGTAATGCCCTCCCCAACAAAAATTGTGGCGGAAAAGGTACGCAAACTGGCTGCTGGAGGGGAAGATATACTGCTCACGGGTTACACGATGGGAGGGGGTCCAAGCTCGAGGGCAATCAGGGATGCACTGGACAGAGTTAACGTTTATGCTTTTGAAAAACCCGCTCTCACGATAAACGATAACCTTCAGAGGGTTGAGGAGCTTGGAATTCGCATTGTGGATGAGGTGGTTGAAAATACTCACGAAGTGTTTATGACTGACGTTGACATGGCCGCATACTCGTCAATGCTGGAGTCATTTGGCATTGGCGTGCCCGATAAATTTGTTGTGGCTGTGCAGGATCACGGTTTTTCTCCCACTGAGAGTAACAGAAAATTCAGGTTCAGGGTGTTTGAGAAGGTATTGAACAACTCTCCATACTTGGAGAGCTTCCTGTATTCTGCCGATGATGTTCCGGGGCATTATAACAGAATGAAGTCAGCCGTTACCGCGGTACTGGACTTTCTTGGTGGAGAAGCTGAGGTGTATGTCATCGATACTGTGTTTGCGGCGATAGGTGGAGCGATGCTCGATGCTGTGGAATTTCCAGCACTGGTGATGAACTTCGGCAATGGACACACGGTTTTCGCTGTGATCGACAGAGATGGCAGGATCTACTCCCTCATGGAGCATCACACATCCATCGTGAAAAACATGGATGTTAAAGAACTTGCCGGAAAATTCATCCGTGGGGAGCTGGATAACGAGACCGTGTATGAGCAGGGAGGACATGGGGCGTGGATTGATGCTGTGGTGGATGTGAAGGATTTCGTAAAAACAGGCCCCAATGCTCACATCGCAGATTTCAGGGAAGCAAATCCGGCGGGTGACGTCATGGTCGTTGGAAATCTCGGCATGGTCAACTTGCTGAAGAGCCATGAATTCCTGGCAGGAGTTTGA
- a CDS encoding NAD(P)-binding protein codes for MRVGIIGAGLGGLLTGAILASKGEEVEIFEKLPFPGGRFTSMPYRGYEVSTGALHMIPHGSRGPLAKLLRKAGADVEIVNSNPEAEILWDGEFENVTRKSFPFSDGLKLNLETLLLKLGRDRKLDEFSKSLSEKASRTLEAFLGWSFSVFPDQMRFSELMPIVEQTMKYRGPGVPVGGCRAVIDELVDIIESSGGKIHLRSEIRAIRPEGSVRIYGKDEREFDVLISNIGHRLTMKLAGREISTPPESRGVKYTIALKEPFIGHSGVLLTPGRKISGMNEVTNVDENLGERHMLQAHQPLRDGRTEEIAEGLRDLREILKGYEYEIIAVQSYRGDWPVNRVMAGKDTGCRTPFENVYVVGDGAKGKDIEVDGIALGVENLLEELYD; via the coding sequence ATGAGGGTCGGGATAATCGGTGCAGGGCTTGGAGGTCTGCTAACCGGAGCAATTCTGGCTTCGAAGGGGGAAGAAGTCGAAATTTTCGAAAAACTTCCGTTTCCCGGTGGAAGGTTTACATCCATGCCCTACAGGGGCTACGAGGTAAGCACGGGAGCACTGCACATGATACCTCACGGGAGCAGGGGGCCACTGGCAAAACTGCTTAGAAAGGCAGGTGCAGATGTTGAAATCGTGAATTCAAATCCTGAAGCTGAAATTCTGTGGGATGGGGAGTTTGAGAATGTTACAAGGAAGAGCTTCCCTTTTTCTGATGGGTTAAAGCTGAATCTTGAAACATTGCTCCTAAAACTCGGGAGAGACAGAAAGCTGGACGAATTCTCAAAATCGTTATCAGAAAAAGCATCAAGAACTCTTGAAGCGTTTCTCGGCTGGAGTTTCAGCGTTTTTCCCGATCAGATGCGATTCAGCGAGCTTATGCCGATAGTGGAGCAGACGATGAAATACCGGGGTCCGGGGGTTCCAGTGGGTGGATGCAGGGCTGTGATTGATGAGCTTGTGGATATCATCGAATCCAGTGGTGGAAAAATCCATCTGAGAAGTGAGATAAGAGCAATCAGGCCGGAAGGGTCCGTTAGGATTTACGGGAAGGATGAGAGGGAGTTTGACGTTCTGATATCCAACATCGGCCACAGGCTCACCATGAAGCTTGCCGGCAGGGAGATCAGCACTCCACCTGAAAGCAGAGGAGTTAAGTACACCATCGCCCTGAAAGAACCCTTCATAGGACACAGCGGTGTTTTGCTCACTCCGGGAAGGAAGATCTCCGGTATGAACGAGGTAACCAATGTTGATGAAAATCTGGGAGAAAGGCACATGCTTCAGGCTCATCAGCCCCTGAGGGATGGCAGGACCGAGGAGATAGCTGAAGGGTTGAGGGACCTCAGGGAAATCCTTAAAGGATATGAATATGAAATCATTGCTGTTCAGAGCTATCGTGGAGACTGGCCCGTGAACAGAGTTATGGCAGGGAAGGACACGGGATGCAGAACGCCATTCGAGAACGTGTATGTCGTCGGGGACGGTGCAAAGGGCAAGGACATCGAGGTGGACGGAATAGCTCTCGGCGTTGAAAATTTGCTGGAGGAACTGTATGATTGA
- a CDS encoding radical SAM protein, whose amino-acid sequence MELSKLRRLIQLSHFDVCHERCVFDPFRAIYRSAGANLFKTLISSSCSYDCHYCNNAWNKGYAAKPEEIVKAFELLLGNGLVNGAFLSNSIRDPERSMDEIIESAEMIRRNFDGYLHLKIIPGCTRDQIKQAVMLADRVSVNLESPSYSILTELCSTKSRSDFSRTLRIALKMARRAGRSFTTQMIAGLGEKDVQILKVAEKLYERGVRRVYYSRFTPLKGTPLENMKRERKARVVKLYRADALIRLYGFDVKELEEIMVDGNLMNEDPKILFALKKLERGEELRPLEVPGLGLKTSGLVEKGCSLLELKKLGFSIRRATAFDPSQRRLHDFGIKTG is encoded by the coding sequence GTGGAACTGTCTAAGCTTCGAAGGCTGATTCAGCTTTCACATTTTGACGTATGTCATGAAAGGTGTGTGTTTGACCCTTTTAGAGCGATCTATCGCTCGGCAGGGGCGAATCTTTTCAAGACGCTGATAAGCTCCTCATGCTCGTACGATTGCCATTACTGCAATAATGCCTGGAATAAGGGCTACGCTGCGAAACCTGAAGAAATTGTAAAGGCTTTTGAGCTTCTGCTGGGAAATGGGCTGGTAAATGGAGCATTCCTTTCCAATTCGATAAGGGATCCGGAAAGGTCGATGGACGAAATCATCGAAAGTGCTGAGATGATCAGAAGGAATTTTGACGGGTATCTCCACCTCAAAATAATACCGGGTTGCACCAGAGATCAGATAAAACAGGCGGTAATGCTTGCAGACAGAGTCAGTGTTAATCTGGAAAGCCCATCCTACTCAATTCTCACCGAGCTGTGTTCCACAAAATCAAGATCTGATTTTTCGAGAACTCTCAGAATTGCTCTAAAAATGGCAAGGAGGGCTGGCAGGAGCTTCACCACACAGATGATTGCAGGGCTGGGTGAAAAAGATGTGCAAATTCTTAAGGTAGCGGAGAAGCTTTACGAGAGGGGTGTTAGGAGGGTGTATTACTCCCGCTTTACACCACTCAAGGGAACGCCCCTTGAAAACATGAAGAGAGAGAGGAAAGCGAGAGTCGTGAAGCTTTACAGGGCTGATGCACTGATCAGGCTGTATGGTTTTGATGTTAAAGAGCTGGAAGAGATTATGGTTGACGGAAATCTCATGAATGAGGACCCAAAGATACTTTTTGCACTCAAAAAGCTTGAGAGAGGGGAGGAGCTGAGACCCTTGGAGGTTCCTGGTTTGGGATTGAAGACTTCTGGACTTGTAGAGAAGGGGTGCAGTTTGCTCGAACTGAAGAAGCTGGGCTTCAGCATCAGGCGAGCGACAGCTTTTGACCCATCTCAGAGAAGGCTCCATGACTTTGGAATCAAAACTGGTTAA
- the hisC gene encoding histidinol-phosphate transaminase: MRSDIDRIPEYVPGKSIEEIKKKYGLKRIIKLASNENPYGFSPKVAEILKNQYRLNVYPPSDPGELRERIADYIGYEPEMIALSAGMDGVLESVFKMLIDPGDAVCYAPPTFPYYSILSRIYRANEVWLKRNSNYRMAEYVKGAKLTIICTPNNPTGNSEDFDFVREVVESVRGYVFIDEAYAEFAERDMLKLAEYENVIIGRTFSKAFGLANLRIGYGIMHPSLRKAFMRVNPPFSLSSVAISAALAALEDIDWMKETVRKIVYGRGWLHSELEKIAKPVKSDANFIFFETEITSRDLAERLERRGVIIRSLRNFDGAGENAVRVSVGTEEQNKIFIDTLREVLCSR, from the coding sequence ATGAGGAGTGATATAGACAGGATACCGGAATATGTTCCTGGGAAGAGCATCGAAGAAATCAAGAAAAAATACGGGCTGAAGAGAATAATCAAGCTTGCTTCCAACGAGAATCCTTATGGCTTTTCTCCAAAGGTGGCGGAGATTCTGAAGAATCAATATCGCCTCAACGTCTATCCGCCTTCTGATCCTGGTGAACTCAGGGAGAGAATTGCAGACTATATCGGATATGAGCCAGAGATGATTGCACTATCAGCAGGAATGGATGGAGTCCTTGAGTCAGTTTTCAAGATGCTCATAGATCCCGGAGATGCTGTTTGCTATGCTCCTCCAACCTTTCCGTATTACTCCATTCTCTCCAGGATTTACAGAGCGAATGAGGTCTGGCTGAAAAGAAATTCGAATTACAGAATGGCAGAATACGTGAAAGGAGCGAAACTCACAATCATCTGCACACCGAACAATCCCACAGGCAACTCTGAAGATTTTGACTTTGTCAGAGAAGTGGTCGAGTCGGTAAGAGGGTATGTATTTATTGATGAGGCCTATGCTGAGTTTGCGGAAAGGGATATGCTGAAGCTTGCGGAATATGAGAACGTGATCATAGGTAGAACGTTTTCAAAGGCCTTTGGGCTGGCGAACCTCAGAATTGGCTACGGGATTATGCACCCGTCGCTTAGAAAGGCGTTCATGAGGGTCAATCCACCTTTTTCTCTTTCATCCGTTGCAATATCTGCCGCACTTGCGGCTCTTGAGGACATCGATTGGATGAAGGAAACGGTGAGAAAGATCGTTTATGGCAGAGGATGGCTTCATTCCGAGCTTGAAAAAATCGCAAAGCCTGTGAAGTCTGATGCCAACTTCATCTTTTTCGAGACTGAAATCACTTCCAGGGACCTAGCGGAGAGACTTGAAAGGAGGGGTGTGATTATCAGGTCTCTCAGAAATTTTGATGGCGCAGGCGAAAATGCGGTCAGGGTGAGTGTTGGGACTGAGGAACAGAACAAAATCTTTATCGACACGCTGAGGGAGGTACTGTGTTCGCGATAA
- a CDS encoding DNA topoisomerase VI subunit B: MSSEHKEISIAEFFEKNKHILGYSNPSKALITCVREAVDNSLDACEEAGILPDILVKITRVSENTFRIVVEDNGPGIDREHVPRVFGKLLYGSRFHAIKQSRGQQGIGISSAVLYAQITTGKPAVVTSKVEGGKAYRFEIMIDTKKNEPEILREEDVEWYSPHGTRIELEVRGSYVRERKQSVLEYLKETSVVNPHAKITFISPDGEVFEFDRVSDVPPEPPKEIKPHPHGIEIGTLMAMLKTTKARDLKNFLKGEFVRVGDKISEEILQKAGLSPDLSPSSLTREDAEKLVNAFRETDLLPPPIDCLSPIGSQLIMKSLMQEYSPEFVYAVTRKPKVHSGHPFLVEAGIAYGGSLREDKVSVLRFANKIPLLYQQSGCALTQAIVSVNWKNYGLQQSKNELPVAPMVILVHVASTNVPYVSESKEAVSTVPEIIDEAKLALQECGRKLKEYLDRKVSIQKKKKKEEELMKILPLLAEKISEVVEKEKVDPEKVIARIMGKVYISRAVNGNKAVVEISNFSNSRKRLRIYEMCDGGINGNRTAKWDVEVNPGETERIEYEFSGKHVNSRPLVEGIEKELVAGAEVVNYEYGEEGT; the protein is encoded by the coding sequence ATGAGTTCGGAGCATAAGGAAATAAGCATTGCAGAATTCTTTGAGAAGAACAAACACATTCTTGGCTACTCCAATCCATCCAAGGCTCTGATAACGTGTGTGAGGGAGGCGGTGGACAACAGTCTCGATGCCTGTGAAGAGGCAGGAATTCTTCCCGACATTCTTGTTAAGATTACGAGAGTCTCGGAAAACACGTTCAGGATTGTTGTTGAGGACAATGGTCCCGGGATCGACAGAGAGCATGTTCCGAGGGTTTTTGGAAAGCTTCTTTACGGTTCAAGATTTCATGCGATCAAGCAGAGCAGGGGACAGCAGGGGATTGGAATTTCTTCGGCAGTGCTGTATGCTCAGATTACTACTGGAAAGCCTGCTGTTGTAACATCCAAGGTTGAGGGTGGGAAGGCGTACAGATTCGAAATTATGATAGATACGAAAAAGAACGAACCTGAAATTCTGAGAGAAGAGGATGTCGAATGGTACAGCCCGCACGGAACGAGAATCGAACTTGAGGTCAGGGGCAGTTATGTGAGGGAGAGGAAGCAGAGCGTTCTGGAATACCTCAAGGAGACATCTGTCGTGAACCCCCATGCCAAGATAACGTTCATCTCTCCAGACGGTGAGGTTTTCGAATTTGATAGGGTTAGCGATGTGCCGCCAGAGCCACCAAAGGAAATCAAACCTCACCCTCATGGCATTGAGATAGGTACGCTGATGGCAATGCTGAAAACAACGAAGGCGAGGGACCTCAAAAACTTCCTGAAAGGTGAGTTTGTCAGGGTTGGTGACAAGATAAGCGAAGAAATTCTCCAGAAAGCAGGTCTGAGTCCGGACCTTTCTCCCTCTTCGCTCACAAGAGAAGATGCCGAAAAGCTGGTAAATGCTTTCAGGGAGACAGATCTTCTTCCTCCCCCTATAGATTGCTTATCTCCGATCGGAAGCCAGCTCATTATGAAAAGTCTCATGCAGGAGTACTCTCCCGAATTTGTGTATGCCGTAACGAGAAAACCTAAGGTGCATTCTGGCCATCCCTTCCTCGTTGAGGCCGGGATAGCATACGGGGGGAGTTTGAGGGAGGACAAGGTGTCTGTGCTGAGATTTGCAAACAAGATCCCCCTGCTTTACCAGCAGAGCGGATGTGCTTTAACTCAGGCGATTGTGAGTGTGAACTGGAAGAATTACGGGCTTCAGCAGTCTAAAAACGAGCTTCCTGTAGCCCCTATGGTGATTCTCGTTCACGTTGCCTCAACAAACGTTCCCTATGTGTCTGAATCGAAGGAAGCTGTTTCCACTGTCCCTGAGATTATAGACGAGGCAAAGCTTGCCCTTCAGGAGTGCGGAAGGAAGCTGAAGGAATACCTGGACAGAAAAGTTTCGATACAGAAAAAGAAGAAGAAAGAAGAGGAGCTGATGAAAATTCTGCCGTTGCTGGCTGAAAAGATAAGCGAGGTTGTGGAGAAAGAGAAGGTGGACCCCGAAAAGGTCATTGCCAGAATCATGGGCAAGGTGTACATTTCAAGGGCCGTGAATGGAAATAAAGCTGTGGTAGAGATATCCAATTTTTCAAATTCCAGAAAGAGGTTGAGGATTTACGAGATGTGTGATGGAGGGATAAATGGTAACAGAACCGCAAAGTGGGACGTTGAGGTCAATCCTGGAGAGACCGAACGAATAGAGTATGAATTCAGTGGAAAGCATGTCAACAGCAGACCTCTTGTTGAGGGAATTGAGAAAGAACTTGTAGCCGGGGCAGAGGTTGTGAACTATGAATATGGAGAAGAAGGCACTTGA
- a CDS encoding Lrp/AsnC ligand binding domain-containing protein — translation MVIGVTMVSVSPGKEKPVYSELKAMKNVRDVYHVFGEFDFVVIIEASSLSELNKTVDTIREIEGVIKTSTVIGAEI, via the coding sequence ATGGTAATTGGAGTTACAATGGTTAGCGTCTCGCCTGGCAAGGAAAAACCGGTCTATTCTGAACTCAAAGCAATGAAAAATGTCAGGGATGTTTATCACGTATTCGGGGAGTTCGATTTCGTTGTGATTATCGAGGCATCAAGTCTTTCAGAGCTGAACAAAACTGTCGATACCATCAGGGAGATTGAGGGTGTTATAAAGACGAGCACAGTAATAGGCGCAGAAATCTGA
- a CDS encoding heme exporter protein CcmB, with amino-acid sequence MKFLKVAFKDLKIEFRTKNTVNFMFLFALLSIMLFSATMENPDPAILWLVFIFAGMLGYSRAFLKEVETGTLEALKISPLPPTSILFGKIVFNGVLMLMIQALLIPIFIAVFSIYPKNLFLAVVSITLGNLAFVVISSSLSLLVIKSKARELLLPVLLFPVLFPVVLSTVQAFTMAVNGNVEGISAPLSVIIAFTMAMIGVGYLTVDYALVE; translated from the coding sequence ATGAAATTTCTGAAAGTGGCTTTCAAGGATCTGAAAATCGAGTTCAGGACGAAAAACACGGTCAATTTCATGTTTCTCTTTGCGCTGCTTTCGATCATGCTCTTCAGCGCTACGATGGAAAATCCTGATCCTGCAATTCTCTGGCTCGTCTTCATATTTGCCGGAATGCTCGGCTACTCAAGAGCTTTTTTGAAGGAGGTTGAAACCGGAACGCTTGAAGCACTGAAAATCTCGCCCCTGCCACCGACCTCAATACTCTTCGGCAAGATTGTTTTCAATGGGGTATTGATGCTTATGATTCAGGCACTTCTGATACCCATATTCATTGCAGTTTTCAGCATTTACCCGAAAAATCTCTTTCTTGCTGTCGTGTCCATAACTCTCGGGAATCTTGCGTTTGTGGTCATCAGCAGCTCATTATCCCTCCTCGTAATAAAATCCAAGGCGAGAGAACTCCTTCTACCGGTTTTGCTGTTTCCCGTTCTCTTCCCCGTTGTACTGTCCACCGTGCAGGCATTTACCATGGCAGTAAACGGTAATGTTGAGGGCATTTCTGCCCCCCTGTCAGTAATTATTGCATTCACGATGGCGATGATCGGTGTGGGGTACTTAACCGTCGATTATGCCCTCGTTGAGTAA
- a CDS encoding DNA topoisomerase IV subunit A: protein MNMEKKALEALLSIAESIYDQLKNGEIPEVKISTRTKYNIEFNEESEVWVYGDRTSTRTAKTLKGAYMMLRMAYVMGFIKDQLRINKSSTLRELYYISENWGPAKFDDQSDSDRLIEDLEILTAFQREHFHIRPEEDGATVIGPVRIREETRRGVREIHCQDDVGEGGYQIPVNVDKLEFVDHDAKFVIAIETGGMRDRLVENGFDEKFNAIIVHLKGQPARSTRRLLKRLNTELDLPVVVFTDGDPWSYRIYASVAYGSIKSAHLSEYLATPSAMFVGIRPTDIVKYKLPSDKLTEQDIKALNAILTDPRFDTDFWKAEVKLQLDLKKKSEQQALAKYGLDYVTDVYLPERLTELGVLKA from the coding sequence ATGAATATGGAGAAGAAGGCACTTGAGGCTCTGCTGTCCATAGCCGAGTCGATATACGACCAGCTCAAGAATGGAGAAATTCCGGAGGTAAAGATATCCACGAGGACGAAGTACAACATTGAATTCAATGAAGAGAGTGAGGTATGGGTCTACGGAGACAGAACTTCAACGAGAACGGCCAAGACCCTCAAGGGAGCATACATGATGCTGAGGATGGCTTATGTTATGGGTTTCATAAAAGATCAGCTGAGAATCAACAAGTCCTCAACACTCAGAGAGCTTTACTATATTTCAGAAAACTGGGGGCCTGCCAAGTTCGATGACCAGTCAGACAGCGACAGACTGATTGAAGACCTCGAAATTCTCACAGCTTTTCAGAGGGAACATTTCCACATAAGGCCTGAAGAGGATGGTGCTACCGTCATAGGCCCGGTGAGAATCAGGGAAGAGACGAGGAGGGGTGTGAGGGAAATTCACTGCCAGGATGATGTTGGTGAGGGAGGATACCAGATTCCCGTGAATGTGGATAAACTTGAATTTGTCGATCACGATGCAAAGTTCGTCATAGCCATAGAAACAGGCGGTATGAGGGACAGGCTTGTTGAGAATGGTTTCGACGAGAAATTTAATGCGATAATAGTCCACCTTAAGGGACAGCCGGCAAGAAGCACCAGAAGACTGCTTAAAAGGCTTAACACCGAACTCGATCTACCGGTTGTGGTCTTTACGGATGGCGATCCCTGGAGTTACAGGATCTACGCCAGTGTTGCCTACGGAAGCATAAAATCTGCTCATCTCAGCGAATATCTTGCCACTCCTTCGGCAATGTTCGTGGGGATAAGGCCAACGGATATAGTGAAGTACAAGCTCCCGTCTGACAAGCTAACCGAGCAGGACATAAAGGCACTGAACGCCATACTGACCGATCCGAGGTTTGATACTGATTTCTGGAAGGCTGAGGTCAAGCTTCAGCTCGATCTTAAAAAGAAATCCGAACAGCAGGCTCTCGCAAAATACGGTCTGGATTACGTGACAGATGTTTATCTGCCTGAAAGACTCACAGAGCTCGGGGTTCTGAAGGCATAA
- a CDS encoding DUF362 domain-containing protein, whose amino-acid sequence MERVIVTERCVGCAFCMLSCRFDAIDVLGKAEIDHEKCTLCRRCISYCPLSALVVE is encoded by the coding sequence GTGGAGAGAGTAATCGTTACGGAAAGATGTGTTGGATGTGCCTTCTGCATGCTTTCGTGCAGGTTTGATGCCATAGACGTTCTGGGGAAGGCGGAGATAGATCACGAGAAATGCACCCTTTGCAGAAGATGCATATCTTACTGCCCACTTTCCGCACTGGTGGTTGAATGA
- a CDS encoding ATP-binding cassette domain-containing protein — MIELKNVEKSFGRVKVLKGVSFSVSENERVALLGPNGSGKTTIVRIITGQIRPTRGTVVVCGRDRIDESVKSRMGVVSHNTFLYDDLTAYENLQFFAGIYGVDDSRIRELLEQFGLWRRRHDLVRNYSRGMKQRLSIARALLNEPDILILDEPTTGLDVEGRERLFEAVKDYKSTLLFTTHNLGEAEELCERVVMLRDGEIAYDGEIGDVEETYRRVML, encoded by the coding sequence ATGATTGAGCTTAAAAATGTTGAAAAAAGCTTTGGCAGAGTTAAGGTTCTGAAAGGAGTGAGTTTCTCCGTATCTGAGAACGAGAGGGTTGCTCTGCTCGGCCCTAACGGGAGCGGGAAGACCACGATCGTCAGAATAATAACCGGCCAGATCAGGCCCACAAGAGGAACCGTGGTTGTTTGCGGAAGAGACAGGATTGATGAGTCCGTTAAGTCGAGAATGGGTGTCGTCAGCCACAACACCTTTCTTTACGATGATCTGACGGCCTATGAGAATCTTCAGTTTTTTGCGGGTATCTACGGTGTTGATGATAGCAGGATCAGGGAACTTCTCGAACAGTTCGGCCTGTGGAGGAGGAGACATGACCTCGTCCGGAACTACTCAAGGGGTATGAAGCAGAGGCTCTCGATTGCAAGGGCGCTGCTCAACGAGCCGGATATTCTGATACTGGATGAGCCAACAACCGGACTTGATGTTGAGGGCAGGGAGAGACTCTTTGAGGCAGTGAAAGACTACAAAAGCACTTTGCTCTTCACCACCCACAATCTCGGCGAGGCTGAAGAACTCTGCGAGAGGGTTGTAATGCTTAGAGATGGTGAAATCGCATATGACGGGGAAATTGGAGACGTTGAGGAGACATACAGGAGAGTGATGCTATGA
- a CDS encoding restriction endonuclease — MNSWQEFEEIVRDILEEHGFETRFRYVFRDESGRAEVDVVAERFDLVLGIDAKRYTERWYRLSAIKREAEKHAVRCERLERVLGRRVVPVVVPLIDDLVYFHHSVIVPFEKLNDFLVNVHTYLEEFGLDL, encoded by the coding sequence ATGAATTCCTGGCAGGAGTTTGAGGAAATTGTCAGGGACATACTCGAGGAACACGGGTTCGAGACGAGATTCAGGTATGTTTTTAGAGACGAGTCTGGCAGAGCGGAGGTTGATGTTGTTGCAGAGCGATTTGATCTCGTTCTTGGGATAGATGCGAAGAGGTACACTGAACGGTGGTACAGGCTTTCTGCAATTAAAAGAGAGGCCGAAAAACATGCAGTCAGATGCGAAAGGCTTGAAAGAGTTCTTGGAAGAAGGGTGGTTCCAGTGGTCGTCCCACTCATTGATGATCTGGTCTATTTTCACCATTCAGTAATTGTTCCGTTTGAGAAGCTCAACGATTTTTTAGTCAACGTGCATACATATCTGGAGGAATTTGGACTTGATCTTTGA
- a CDS encoding AAA family ATPase, which yields MFAITGTPGVGKTTVSEILRRKGYRVIHINEVAEYYGCLSREGDELVVDLDCLDGRFDPYEWECDFVEGHLSHHIADRCAVLRCHPAELLERMKGKGWDEDKILENLEAEIVDFILVESLEMCAEVHEIDTTGKTPHEVARIVESIYLRQTASPPGNVDWISEIGGEIDRFIRKRL from the coding sequence GTGTTCGCGATAACCGGCACCCCTGGGGTTGGAAAAACCACCGTTTCGGAGATACTCAGGAGAAAAGGTTACAGAGTTATTCATATCAATGAGGTGGCTGAATACTACGGTTGCCTATCCAGAGAAGGAGATGAACTCGTTGTCGACCTCGACTGCCTTGACGGGAGGTTCGATCCGTACGAATGGGAGTGTGATTTTGTGGAGGGGCATCTCAGCCATCATATTGCGGACAGATGTGCCGTCCTGCGGTGTCACCCTGCTGAGCTTTTAGAAAGGATGAAGGGCAAGGGCTGGGACGAGGATAAGATTCTGGAGAATCTTGAAGCGGAAATAGTGGATTTCATCCTTGTAGAATCACTCGAGATGTGTGCAGAAGTGCACGAAATTGATACAACAGGTAAGACACCGCATGAAGTTGCCAGAATAGTGGAAAGCATATATCTAAGGCAGACCGCTTCTCCACCCGGAAATGTGGACTGGATATCTGAAATTGGAGGGGAAATTGACAGATTTATCAGAAAGAGGTTATAG